The sequence GCGCTGCGCCCAAACGGTCGCGTTGGGATCCCATGCTGGTCAAAAGCCGCGGCCCCAGCACGGGGCCTGCGCCAGGGAAACTGGCGAAGATCTCCCGATCGGGATGAGCGATATAGGCTGCGGCAATCTGCTGATCAAACTCAACAATGGTCTGTTGCACGATCTGCAGTTCGCGGGCGAGCAGTTGGATGCGCAGCACGAAGCTGTCGATCACCGCCGTTTCGTCGGTGATCGGAACCGCCTTTTCAATCAAGGCCAGGCGTTTTTCAATGAGAGTCTGGCTGCGGCTGCCCTGGAGATGATAGAACTTCTTGAGCGTGGCGGTTTTGGTTTTCTTGACCGCTGAGAGGCTGGGCCATTTGAGCAGGAAGGCCGTTGCCAAAGGACGCCAGAGATCTTCCCCACAGAGTTGAAGAGCTTGAGGAAAGTATTGTTT is a genomic window of Verrucomicrobiia bacterium containing:
- a CDS encoding transposase, with the protein product MATAFLLKWPSLSAVKKTKTATLKKFYHLQGSRSQTLIEKRLALIEKAVPITDETAVIDSFVLRIQLLARELQIVQQTIVEFDQQIAAAYIAHPDREIFASFPGAGPVLGPRLLTSMGSQRDRLGAARELQCYTGVAPVTKRSGGSCYIHRRYLCPKFHRQSFHEYAKESILWCRWAAAYYLQQRRKGCPHHTAVRALAFKWQRILFRCWQDRKPYNDQTYEAVLRKRGSALVKLFESIELGESPWKNPMKKN